A window of Candidatus Marinimicrobia bacterium CG08_land_8_20_14_0_20_45_22 contains these coding sequences:
- a CDS encoding dinitrogenase iron-molybdenum cofactor biosynthesis protein, with amino-acid sequence MKIAFTTSGNDLSSLLDNRFGRAPLFLVYDLDNESYKLFDNLQSQNTVQGAGVQSAEAIARLGVQALVSGNCGPKAFSVLSAAGIKIFTAENLTIAEALAQYRTGKLPELKSDDVEGH; translated from the coding sequence ATGAAAATTGCTTTTACAACATCAGGAAATGATTTGAGTTCTCTTTTAGACAACCGGTTTGGTCGAGCGCCGCTATTTCTCGTCTATGATTTGGACAACGAATCTTACAAATTGTTTGATAATCTGCAGAGCCAGAATACGGTACAGGGCGCTGGCGTCCAATCGGCGGAAGCCATTGCGCGCTTGGGAGTGCAGGCACTGGTGTCCGGAAATTGCGGGCCAAAGGCTTTCAGCGTACTTTCTGCCGCCGGGATTAAAATTTTTACAGCGGAGAATTTGACGATAGCCGAGGCTCTTGCACAATATCGCACCGGTAAACTTCCCGAATTAAAAAGTGATGATGTCGAAGGACATTAA
- the tsaA gene encoding tRNA (N6-threonylcarbamoyladenosine(37)-N6)-methyltransferase TrmO, whose product MSKDINLSESEILFKPIGIIHSENTAEDQTPIQPVYAKECSAQVEVFPEFAEGLRDLDGFSHIYLIYHFHRAQPAKLLVKPFLQDVERGLFATRAPNRPNAIGLSIVELVRRKGNILYINGGDILDGTPLIDIKPYIKRFDRIETLRDGWQDDVDEKSAKKKGKRRMIEL is encoded by the coding sequence ATGTCGAAGGACATTAATTTGAGCGAATCTGAAATTTTATTCAAACCGATTGGAATCATTCACAGCGAGAACACTGCTGAAGATCAGACGCCAATTCAACCAGTTTATGCAAAAGAGTGTTCGGCGCAAGTTGAAGTATTTCCAGAATTTGCCGAGGGACTTCGTGATTTGGATGGGTTTTCGCACATTTATCTGATCTATCATTTTCATCGGGCACAACCGGCAAAACTTCTGGTAAAACCGTTTCTTCAGGATGTTGAACGCGGCCTGTTTGCGACACGAGCGCCCAACCGGCCGAATGCTATAGGATTGAGCATTGTCGAACTTGTCCGGCGCAAAGGCAACATTTTGTACATAAACGGCGGAGATATTCTGGATGGCACGCCGCTGATCGATATTAAGCCTTATATAAAAAGGTTCGATCGGATCGAAACGCTCCGGGATGGCTGGCAGGATGACGTAGACGAGAAATCAGCTAAAAAGAAAGGCAAACGCAGGATGATTGAATTATAA
- the thrC gene encoding threonine synthase — MNFKYRCSDCGAEYPADQIRYLCPRCEQIPGEFQKGVLETLLDPEYLASLKNKPAVTPADFLVYQLPEAAAYPVGNTPLVAPEKLRQQYGLPNLFLKNDGANPSGSLKDRASQLVAAQALYHNEKTVVLASTGNAGSAMACAGAALGLNVILFVPATAPKAKLLQSVLYGATVIPIRGTYDDAFRLSIEYTKQFGGINRNTAFNPLTIEGKKTVSIEMFNQLGRSAPDIVFVPVGDGVIYAGVYKGFADLKVAGLIAKIPQIVSVQASGSNAIAKAYQSGRMLTIDKATTAADSISVASPANGRMAIKFMQACSGWATEVSDAEITAAQLQLCQDAGVFVEPAAAAAWAGFLKDKSNLDPLQKIVILLTGVGFKDMNAIENKIAIPPTIEPNLEAIINSMKKY; from the coding sequence GTGAATTTTAAATATCGCTGTAGCGATTGCGGGGCTGAATATCCGGCCGACCAAATCCGTTATCTTTGTCCACGATGCGAACAGATTCCCGGCGAATTTCAAAAAGGTGTGCTGGAAACCCTTCTCGATCCGGAATATTTGGCGTCGCTGAAAAATAAACCGGCGGTTACTCCGGCCGATTTTCTCGTTTATCAATTGCCGGAGGCCGCCGCCTATCCGGTGGGCAATACGCCGCTCGTTGCGCCGGAAAAATTGCGCCAGCAATATGGCTTACCGAATCTTTTCCTGAAAAATGACGGCGCCAATCCGTCCGGCTCGCTGAAAGACCGCGCTTCGCAATTGGTTGCCGCACAGGCTTTATACCATAACGAGAAAACCGTTGTCCTGGCCTCGACTGGCAATGCCGGTTCGGCGATGGCCTGTGCAGGTGCGGCGCTCGGCCTGAATGTCATCCTTTTCGTTCCGGCGACTGCGCCGAAGGCCAAACTTCTGCAGTCGGTGCTTTACGGAGCAACAGTCATTCCGATTCGCGGCACTTACGACGACGCCTTCAGACTGTCTATCGAGTACACAAAGCAATTCGGCGGTATCAACCGCAACACGGCTTTCAATCCGCTGACCATCGAGGGTAAAAAAACCGTTTCGATCGAAATGTTCAATCAACTTGGCCGGAGCGCGCCGGACATCGTCTTCGTGCCGGTTGGCGACGGCGTGATTTATGCCGGAGTTTATAAGGGTTTTGCCGATCTGAAAGTCGCCGGACTGATTGCGAAAATCCCGCAAATCGTTAGCGTACAGGCTAGCGGCTCAAATGCCATCGCGAAAGCTTATCAATCCGGAAGGATGCTGACCATTGACAAGGCGACAACCGCGGCTGATTCCATTTCAGTCGCTTCGCCGGCTAATGGTCGGATGGCCATCAAATTCATGCAAGCCTGTAGCGGCTGGGCTACGGAAGTCAGCGATGCCGAAATTACCGCCGCTCAGTTGCAACTCTGCCAGGATGCGGGCGTTTTCGTCGAACCGGCCGCCGCCGCGGCCTGGGCGGGATTTCTGAAAGATAAAAGTAACCTCGATCCCTTGCAGAAAATCGTTATCCTTTTAACCGGCGTTGGTTTTAAAGATATGAATGCAATAGAAAATAAGATCGCTATTCCACCGACAATTGAGCCAAATCTTGAAGCAATAATCAATAGTATGAAAAAGTATTAG
- a CDS encoding (4Fe-4S)-binding protein translates to MILAIASGKGGTGKTTVAVNLASAFDREIQLLDCDVEEPNDQLFLKGSPLKQEIATILIPQVNENLCDGCDECSRICEFHAIVTLGAKPLIFPDLCHGCGGCAQICPQKAIREVDNRIGIIETFQADKITLIHGQFDIGGALVPPLIRAIKARLNRKIPAILDAPPGTSCPVINTIRGADFVALVTEPTPFGLYDLKLAVETVRKMKIPFGVIINRAGIGDDRVNLYCSAENIPILIEIPNDRRIAEAYSRGELIVKALPEYRNLFLNLIKKITSLKNTGNFK, encoded by the coding sequence ATGATTCTCGCCATCGCATCCGGTAAAGGCGGAACCGGCAAGACAACCGTTGCCGTGAATCTTGCGAGCGCCTTTGACCGTGAGATTCAACTTTTGGATTGCGATGTCGAAGAGCCAAATGACCAATTATTTTTAAAAGGTAGCCCGCTTAAGCAAGAAATTGCCACAATTTTAATTCCACAAGTCAATGAAAATCTCTGCGATGGATGCGATGAATGCAGTCGGATTTGCGAATTTCACGCCATTGTAACGCTTGGCGCTAAACCTCTTATATTCCCAGACCTGTGTCATGGTTGCGGTGGTTGTGCGCAAATCTGCCCGCAAAAAGCCATCCGCGAAGTCGATAACCGGATCGGAATTATCGAGACATTTCAGGCGGATAAAATAACTTTGATTCACGGCCAGTTTGATATTGGGGGAGCGCTGGTTCCGCCGTTGATCCGCGCGATCAAAGCCCGTTTAAACAGAAAAATTCCAGCCATTCTGGACGCTCCGCCGGGAACATCCTGCCCGGTAATCAACACAATCAGAGGGGCGGATTTTGTGGCGCTCGTTACAGAACCGACGCCTTTTGGATTGTACGATCTGAAACTTGCCGTCGAAACGGTGCGGAAAATGAAAATTCCGTTTGGTGTCATAATCAATCGCGCCGGAATTGGAGACGACCGTGTGAATTTATACTGTAGCGCAGAAAATATTCCGATCCTCATAGAGATTCCTAATGATCGGCGGATTGCCGAAGCCTATTCCCGGGGCGAACTGATTGTAAAGGCTCTACCCGAATATCGCAACCTCTTTCTAAATTTGATCAAAAAAATAACAAGTTTGAAAAATACAGGGAATTTTAAATAA
- a CDS encoding aldehyde oxidase, with translation MSDQQKMDLKYVGQPIVRFDAADKMRGAAKYTNDLDFPDMLFGVTIRSNRQRAKILRIVAPELPPDVIYIKAEDIPGENYVALFNEDQPFLAKDVVNYIGEPIALLAGKNEDELRAIASQFQIEYEDLPAISTMENALSGNFPPIYGSDNIFKSYGYVKGDPDKAFAKSKFVLEETFRTGYQEHIYLETQGVIAYPFKNGIRIVGSMQCPFYVQKGLAPVLNLDPEDIVVEQATTGGAFGGKEEYPSLISGHAALLALKSGKPVKIVYDRSEDISVTTKRHPSQSIRRIAFDKNSRIIAMDIDFILNGGAHSTLSQVVLARGALGSPGVYKCDHIRLASKAVATNLLPSGAFRGFGAPQAFFAIEAQMNHAAYRLDLDPYSLRKINILRLGDRTATGQLLAESIGLEKALNVVAERTNFVEKYNQYRNQPRNGQLLKGIGISAFFHGCGFTGKGEEIIKATASVDYSNETGLLIRIATVEMGQGMNTVMRQITADALALPIERITVAIPNTAIVPNSGPTVASRTTMIVGGLVFQCCTDLMEQVGATPAKKDFAEKAKLATNGIFTATRVYRVPDDVVWDDDKFVGDAYPIYSWAASVVEVTVDPLTFEVTVGKITAAHDIGKAINPVLVEGQIEGGSLQGLGYASLEVMTATNGRLNQASLTDYIIPTTLDAPEIESIILEENYSRGPYGAKGVGEQPLVGIPAAYLGAVENALGVEFHEIPLTPEMIYHRVHREHRENIR, from the coding sequence ATGTCCGATCAACAGAAAATGGATCTAAAATATGTCGGCCAGCCGATTGTGCGGTTTGATGCCGCCGATAAAATGCGTGGCGCAGCAAAATATACCAATGATCTGGATTTTCCGGATATGCTCTTTGGTGTAACGATCCGCTCGAACCGTCAGCGGGCGAAGATTCTGCGGATTGTCGCTCCGGAATTGCCGCCCGACGTCATTTATATCAAGGCTGAAGACATTCCCGGTGAAAATTACGTCGCCCTGTTCAACGAAGATCAACCCTTTTTGGCGAAAGATGTCGTCAATTACATCGGCGAACCGATTGCGCTGTTAGCCGGAAAAAATGAGGATGAACTGCGCGCGATCGCTTCACAATTTCAAATTGAATACGAAGATTTGCCGGCGATTTCAACGATGGAAAACGCGCTGTCCGGGAATTTTCCGCCGATTTACGGCAGTGACAACATTTTCAAGAGTTACGGCTACGTCAAGGGCGACCCGGATAAAGCTTTCGCAAAAAGCAAATTCGTGCTGGAGGAAACCTTCCGCACCGGCTATCAGGAGCATATCTATTTAGAAACGCAGGGCGTGATTGCTTATCCTTTCAAGAATGGCATCAGGATCGTCGGTTCAATGCAATGCCCGTTTTACGTGCAAAAAGGTCTGGCACCAGTGCTAAATCTCGACCCGGAAGATATAGTCGTTGAACAGGCGACCACCGGTGGAGCATTCGGCGGCAAGGAGGAATATCCATCGCTGATTTCCGGTCACGCGGCGCTTCTGGCGCTGAAATCTGGCAAACCGGTCAAAATCGTCTATGATCGAAGCGAGGACATTTCCGTGACAACCAAACGCCATCCGTCGCAAAGTATTCGCCGGATCGCTTTCGATAAGAACAGTCGCATTATCGCCATGGACATCGATTTCATATTGAATGGCGGGGCGCACAGTACGCTCTCACAGGTAGTTTTGGCGCGCGGCGCGCTGGGCTCGCCGGGAGTTTACAAATGCGATCATATCCGTTTAGCGTCGAAAGCCGTAGCGACAAATCTGTTGCCGTCGGGCGCGTTTCGCGGATTCGGCGCTCCGCAGGCGTTCTTCGCCATCGAAGCTCAGATGAATCACGCCGCTTATCGCCTGGATCTCGACCCTTATTCTCTGCGGAAAATTAATATTTTGCGCCTCGGTGACCGTACGGCGACCGGCCAATTATTAGCAGAATCCATTGGCTTGGAAAAAGCATTGAATGTTGTCGCCGAGCGTACGAATTTCGTTGAAAAATATAATCAATACCGCAATCAGCCGCGAAATGGTCAACTTTTAAAAGGCATCGGTATCTCTGCGTTTTTCCACGGATGCGGTTTTACGGGCAAAGGCGAAGAAATTATCAAGGCAACCGCCTCTGTCGATTATTCAAATGAAACCGGATTATTGATCCGTATCGCCACTGTTGAAATGGGACAAGGCATGAATACCGTCATGCGTCAGATTACCGCCGACGCGCTGGCTCTTCCCATCGAAAGAATCACGGTGGCAATTCCGAATACAGCCATTGTGCCAAATTCCGGGCCGACGGTCGCTTCGCGCACGACCATGATCGTCGGCGGATTGGTTTTTCAATGTTGTACCGATCTGATGGAGCAGGTCGGAGCGACGCCCGCCAAAAAGGATTTTGCCGAAAAAGCGAAACTGGCAACGAATGGTATTTTCACCGCGACGCGTGTTTATCGCGTGCCGGACGACGTCGTCTGGGATGATGATAAATTTGTCGGCGACGCTTACCCAATTTACTCCTGGGCGGCGTCAGTAGTGGAAGTTACTGTTGACCCGCTGACTTTTGAAGTGACGGTTGGAAAAATCACGGCGGCGCACGACATCGGCAAGGCAATCAATCCGGTTCTGGTTGAAGGCCAGATCGAAGGCGGCTCTTTGCAGGGACTCGGTTACGCCTCGCTGGAAGTTATGACGGCAACAAACGGCAGATTGAATCAAGCAAGCCTGACGGATTACATCATTCCGACAACATTAGATGCGCCGGAAATCGAATCCATTATTCTGGAAGAAAATTACTCGCGCGGGCCGTACGGCGCGAAGGGCGTCGGCGAACAACCGTTAGTCGGCATTCCGGCGGCATATCTCGGCGCGGTCGAGAATGCGCTGGGCGTCGAATTCCATGAGATTCCCTTGACCCCGGAAATGATTTACCATAGAGTACACAGAGAGCACAGAGAAAATATTAGATAG
- a CDS encoding radical SAM protein has protein sequence MTVQEYKYSYGPVPSRRLGKSLGINNIPAKVCTYSCVYCQVGRTSHMQSERRFFYEPEDIFHDVQSRLAKAKETAERVDYLTFVPDGEPTMDINLGKAITLLKMLNVPVGVITNSSLIWREDVREELSKADWVSVKIDSVREKTWHKINRPHKTLQLPMILDGISTFAKYFTGKLATETMLVKGINDNDECLKEVADFVNKIQPAQAYISIPIRPPAEKPVQKPDEETLNRMFQVFTDRFDRVEYLIGYEGNAFAFTGNIEKDLLSITAVHPMREDAVSAFLSRAGASWEIVDRLVAQDNLAATNYQGHTFYLRKFATK, from the coding sequence ATGACCGTTCAAGAATACAAATATTCTTACGGACCCGTTCCGTCGCGGCGACTGGGGAAAAGTTTGGGAATCAACAATATTCCCGCCAAAGTATGCACCTATTCCTGCGTTTACTGTCAGGTAGGGCGAACCTCACATATGCAAAGCGAACGCCGATTTTTTTACGAACCTGAAGACATTTTCCATGACGTGCAAAGTCGGTTAGCAAAGGCAAAAGAGACTGCCGAACGAGTCGATTATCTCACCTTCGTACCGGATGGCGAGCCTACGATGGATATTAATCTGGGCAAAGCAATTACCTTGTTAAAGATGCTGAACGTTCCCGTCGGCGTGATTACCAACAGCTCGCTGATTTGGCGGGAAGATGTGAGAGAAGAACTCAGCAAAGCCGATTGGGTTTCGGTGAAAATTGATTCCGTCCGGGAAAAGACATGGCACAAGATCAATCGACCCCATAAAACCCTCCAATTACCCATGATTTTGGACGGAATATCGACATTTGCAAAATATTTTACCGGCAAATTGGCGACCGAAACAATGCTTGTCAAAGGAATAAACGACAATGACGAGTGCCTGAAGGAAGTGGCTGATTTTGTCAATAAAATCCAACCGGCTCAGGCTTATATAAGTATTCCTATTCGCCCGCCAGCGGAGAAGCCGGTACAAAAACCGGATGAAGAAACTCTCAACCGGATGTTTCAGGTTTTTACCGATAGATTCGATCGAGTAGAATATCTGATTGGCTACGAAGGAAACGCCTTTGCCTTCACCGGAAATATTGAAAAAGATTTGTTAAGTATAACTGCTGTTCATCCAATGAGAGAAGATGCGGTTAGCGCGTTTCTTTCCCGAGCAGGTGCGTCTTGGGAAATCGTCGATCGACTGGTTGCTCAAGACAATCTTGCGGCAACGAATTACCAAGGACACACATTCTATCTGAGAAAGTTCGCGACAAAATGA
- a CDS encoding (4Fe-4S)-binding protein → MKELVIISGKGGTGKTSLTASFAVLADRSVIADCDVDAADMHLVLSPEIKQSHEFKGGHEAVIRQSDCIACGACLAYCRFDAILMNHEPSGKVKFFVDPTACEGCGVCVRSCPVKAIDFPERVCGKWFISETRVGPMVHAKLGIAAENSGKLVTVVRQQARLIAEEQKRSLIIVDGPPGIGCPVIASITGAMIVLVVTEPTISGEHDLERVISLTRHFGIPTHVCVNKWDLNPKMTERIEKKARQNGARVIGRIRYDQGVTDAQMQALAVVETEADSAQDIKEIWKQLNL, encoded by the coding sequence ATGAAAGAATTGGTTATTATCAGTGGCAAAGGCGGAACCGGTAAAACCAGCCTGACTGCATCATTCGCCGTTTTAGCTGATCGATCGGTCATCGCTGACTGCGATGTTGATGCGGCGGATATGCATTTAGTGCTTTCGCCGGAAATCAAGCAGAGCCATGAATTTAAGGGCGGCCACGAAGCTGTCATTCGTCAATCAGACTGTATCGCTTGCGGTGCCTGTTTAGCGTATTGCAGATTCGACGCGATACTAATGAATCATGAACCTTCAGGCAAAGTGAAATTCTTCGTTGATCCAACTGCCTGCGAAGGGTGCGGCGTCTGCGTCCGGTCCTGCCCGGTGAAAGCCATCGACTTTCCGGAACGTGTCTGCGGCAAATGGTTTATCTCGGAAACGCGCGTCGGTCCGATGGTTCATGCCAAACTGGGAATCGCGGCTGAAAATTCCGGTAAATTAGTAACGGTAGTGCGCCAGCAAGCACGCCTCATCGCCGAAGAACAAAAGCGCTCACTGATTATCGTGGACGGCCCACCGGGAATCGGTTGTCCGGTGATCGCCTCCATAACCGGTGCAATGATCGTGCTGGTTGTGACTGAGCCAACTATTTCCGGCGAACACGATTTGGAGCGCGTAATATCGCTGACGCGGCATTTCGGTATTCCGACACATGTTTGCGTCAATAAATGGGATCTCAATCCAAAAATGACAGAACGCATAGAAAAAAAAGCACGGCAAAACGGCGCGCGGGTCATCGGACGCATCCGGTATGATCAGGGCGTGACAGACGCTCAAATGCAGGCGCTGGCAGTCGTGGAAACCGAAGCGGACAGCGCACAGGATATTAAAGAAATTTGGAAACAACTCAATTTGTAA
- a CDS encoding ATPase: MRIAIPLVGGRLSMHFGHCECFVLIDINDTEKKIIKRDDLNSPPHEPGLLPRWLAERGANLIIAGGMGQRALALFAENNIQVIIGASAETPEKLVDDYLKGTLQIADNACDH, from the coding sequence ATGAGAATCGCCATCCCTTTAGTCGGCGGACGACTGTCCATGCACTTTGGTCATTGCGAGTGCTTCGTCTTAATCGATATCAACGATACTGAAAAGAAAATCATCAAACGTGATGATCTCAACTCCCCACCACATGAACCGGGACTTTTACCCAGATGGCTGGCGGAGCGCGGTGCGAACCTGATTATCGCCGGCGGCATGGGTCAACGTGCATTGGCGCTTTTTGCCGAAAACAATATTCAGGTGATCATTGGCGCTTCCGCGGAAACCCCTGAAAAACTGGTTGACGACTACCTCAAAGGTACGCTTCAGATCGCTGATAACGCCTGCGATCATTAA
- a CDS encoding GxxExxY protein — protein sequence MKSREELNKITEKIIGKATDVYRALGPGLLESTDEACLVYELKQLGLKVESQKDLPVVYKDVKLDCGYRIDLLVEGEIAVELKAIENLLPIHTAQLLSYLKLSNRILGLLINFNVVKLIDGVHRIIND from the coding sequence ATGAAATCACGAGAGGAATTAAATAAGATTACGGAGAAAATAATAGGTAAGGCTACTGATGTTTATCGTGCACTGGGTCCGGGTTTGCTGGAATCCACCGATGAAGCATGTCTTGTGTATGAATTAAAGCAATTAGGTTTGAAAGTGGAATCTCAGAAAGATCTGCCGGTGGTCTATAAAGATGTAAAATTAGACTGTGGTTATCGGATAGATTTATTAGTTGAGGGTGAAATTGCGGTTGAATTAAAAGCCATCGAAAATCTTCTCCCAATTCATACAGCCCAATTATTGTCTTATCTTAAACTTTCTAATCGAATCTTAGGATTATTGATAAATTTCAACGTAGTAAAATTAATCGATGGGGTTCACCGAATTATTAATGACTAA